The sequence below is a genomic window from Elusimicrobiales bacterium.
GGGGAAAGCACGGGGGTGGGCTTGTAGGTGTCCTCCCACTTGGATATTTCGGCCTCGCCGCTGGCGCGGGCGGCGTCCAGTATGGCCACGCGCTCGGTGGAGCTCAGATACGCCAGAATTTGGCCGCGCTTGACCTTGTCGCCTTCCTCCGCCAGCAGCCTGTCCACCCGCCCGCCGACAGGGGAATTGACCTGCACGCGGTTGAGCGGCTCCACGTTGCCGGTGGTTTCGACGGTCTCGGTTATATTGCCCTTTTCCGCCACGGCGGAGCCGTAATGCTGCTTTTTGCCGCGATTGGCTTTCGCGTAATACCAGTATCCGCCGCCGGCCAGCGCGGCGATGATTATAAGGAAAAATATTTTCTTCATAAATTATTCTCCCAGCGGAATGCCCAGCAGGCTGTCCAGCTGCGCGCGGGCCTTGTTGACTGTCAGAAGCGAGCCCAGATAATCCTGCTCCGCCGACACCAGCGACTGCGACACATCCTCCCAGTTCTGGAAGTTGATGGTGCCGGCCAGGTATTCTATGGAGCTTTCGCCGTAGCGCTGCCGCGCGGCGGAAAGCATCTGCGCGCTTACGCCGGCGGAGTCTATGGAGTTGTCCAGCTGCGCCAGCGCGGACTGCAAATCAGACTTGGCACCCAGAAAAGCGGAGCGGTAATCCTCGCGCGTTTTTTCAAGCTGGCTGCGCGCGGAGGCAACCGTGTTTTTATGGTATGTCGGGCCGTTGGAAAACAGCGGCCAGGTCAGCGCCGCGCCCAGCGTCCACGCCCGGTTGCCCGGAAACTCCTGCTGGCCGCTCCAGTTCAGCCCGCCGTTTGCCGACAGCGAGGGGTAGAGGTCGCTTCCCGCCAGGTCAAGCTGGGCCCGGGCCGTTTCAAGCTGTTTTGCGGCGGCCATGACGGCGGGGACATTGCGCGCCGCGTCGTCTATGCTGATGCCGGATGCCGACACCGGGACCGACAGCTCCCCGCTGGAAGCCAGCGCGGAAAACTCGTCCATCCCCAGATTTTTGGCCAGGTCGCGCCGTCCGGAAATCACGGCGCGCTCGGCCTGGGCTATGGTGGCCCTGGCCTGCTCGGCCTGGGCGCGGGCGTACATCATGTTGCCCTTGCTCTGCGTGCCGCCCTGGTACTGGAGGGCCACGGTATCGGCGTTTTGGCGCCGTATGTCGTAAATCCGTTTGGCCACGTTCACGCCCGTCTGCGCGTATATCAGCGAGTTGAACGAGTTCAGCAAATTCGCCCGCGCCGCCACCGCCGCCTGATGCAGCGATATGTCGGCCTGCTCGGCGGCTTTCAACTGCACGGCGATGCCGGCGTAGGTTTTGGGATTGAACAGCGTCTGCGATATTCCCAGATTCGCGCCCCAGGAATCCGCCGGGCCGGAGCCGTAATTATTGCCGCCGCGCGAATAGGAATGCGACGCGCTCAGTGCCGGGTAAAGGTTGTTTCTGGCGGCGGAGTAGGTGAACCGCGCGGCGTCGCGCGCGTTGCGGTATGACGCCAGCGACGGATTGCTTTTAAGCGCCGCCTCCTGGCAGTCCTGCCAGGAAAGCGGCGCGCCCCCGCCGCAGAAAGCCGGCGCGCAGGCCGTCAGGACAAAAACGATTGCAAGGCGCATGTTCATTTGAGCATATCCAAAAAATGACCGGCTGGTCAATTAACGCGAACGGGGCCGCTTTTATTGCGCGCTACTCCGCGACCATGCAGTAGATTCTCTTAAGCGGCCCGGCCCCGGCCCTGCCGCCGTTGACCCAGTAGACGCCGCACAGTATCACAAGCCCGCCGAGTATGGCATAAGGCGAAAGCCGCTCCCCCAGAAACCAGGCCGCCGCGAACTGGGCGGCGAACGGCTCCGCATACAGGAAAGAGCCGGAAGACGAGGCCCCCAGCCGGCGCACGCCGGTATTCCATAAATAATACCCCAGCCCGGAGGAAAGCAGGCCCATATAGGCCAGCGCCCACCAGCCATGCGCGCTCAGGCGCGCAACCTCGCCCGCGCCGCCGCGCAGCAGCGCCACCGGCGCAAGCGCCGCAAAAGACATGGCCATATTCATATAGGTTACGCCCGTCTGCGGCACATTGCCCATGGCCGACACCAGCAGCACATACGCCGCCCAGGAAAAAGAGCCGCCCAGAAAAACCAGGTCGCCCGTGCCGGTGGGGATTACCGCCCCGCCCGCGTCCCTCTGGGACGAGAAAATAACCATCAGCGTTCCCGCAAAACCCACGGCAAAGCCCAGCCAGCGCAGGCGGCCTATCCTCTCTCCCAGAAACAGCGCCGACATCGCCGCTATCACCACCGGCCCGAACCCCATCAGCCAGCCCGCATGGTTGGCGCTGGTGCGCGTCAGCGCCCAGGCCTGAAGCAATTGCGTAGCCAGCACGCCGGAGAGGCCGCAGGCGGCAAGCAGCAGCCATTCCCGCGCGGAGAGCTTTTTAAGCCAGCCCAGCGGCCCGCTCAGGAAAAACATCACCGCCGCGCCCAGCAGGCAGCGCATTGCTATAAGGGTTACGGGGGACAATTCGCTTACCAGCGTTTTGGTGAAAGCCAGCGACGCGCCCCATATGGAGGCCGCCGCCAGCATCATGGCGTAAACCCGCCAATTCCCAGGCGGGGGAATCATTTGCGCCGCTTCTCGGATTCCTTGATTTTTTTCCACTGGACCAGCACCTGCCTGGCGGTTTTGAGCTTTTTGCCGCCGAAAACATGCGGATGGCGGCGCACCAACTTGCCGCAAATGCCGCGCACCACATCGTTGAGGTCAAACCTGCCGGCGCGGCGGGCAAGCTCGGCGTGAAAGACCACCTGAAGCAGCAGGTCGCCCAGTTCCTCCTCCAGATTGGCCCAGTCTTTCTTTTTGACGGCAAGTTCCACCTCGCGCGCCTCGGAGTGCATGTGCCTGATGAGCGTCCTGTGGCTCTGCTTGCGGTCCCAGGGGCAGCCTTCGGGGGAGAGAAGTTTCTCCATAATCCCCGCCAGCTTTACAAAAGAAGCTCCGCATGCGCGTTTCATGTTTCCTCCAATCGGGTAAATATATACAATTTTACTATGTTAAGAACCTGTTTTCAGTTGCTGGCGGCGGCGCTGCTTTTTTCCGTCCGCGCGAACGCGCAGGACGGCTATGTGGTCAAGACCGATTCCGCGACGGTGTATCTGGACATAACCGCCTCCTCGCAGGCCGCGCGCGCGGGCGCGCGCTTTGCCGTATACGAGGAAGGCGGGGAACTGGTCAATCCCGTTACAAAACAGTCCCTGGGCAGGACGCATGACAATGTCGCCTCCGGCGAGATAACGGAGACTCATCCCAAATACGCCGTCGGGACGCTGCTAACCGGCATCGGCGCGGCAAAACCGGGCCAGTTCTTTGAGTGGGCCGCGCAGGCCGCCCCGCCCGCGCCGGCGGCGCAGCCCTCCGGGCGGGAGAAAGTAATCTGGAAATCCCCGGCGCTGGACTGCGAGGCGGTCTCCCTCGCGCTGGGAGATTTTGACGGCTCCGGAGAGGAGGTTGCCGTCGCCTCCGAAAGCGAGGTCGCGGTATACGGCTTTTCCGGCGGTTTTGCGCGGAAATACTCGTGGCGGCCCGGCGGGCTTTACCGCATAATAACGGTTGACGCAGCGGATATCAGGGGCGCGGGCAGGCCGCAATTATTCGTATCGGTTTACGACAATTCGTCCGGCGCGTATCAGACCGCCGCGCTGGAAATATCCGGCGGCGAACTTAAAAAAAGCACGGTAACGGGCTGGCTGTCGCGCTCGGTTGCGCTGCCTTCCGGGGAAAGACGGCTTTACGGCCAGCAGTTTTACAATTCCGGCGAGTTCAGGGCGTCCTCCGTGCGCCGGGTGGAGTTTCGCGGCGGCGAATTCGCGCTTTCATCCGCGCGGACGGACATCCCCCGTTTTGACACCGTCTACGGCTTCAACGTGCTGGAAGACAGCGGACAGGCCCATGCGCTGGTGATGACTGCGGATTCGGGCCGGCTGCGCGCCCAGTTCGCGCAAAGAAAAAATTACGCGGAAACCGACGCCCTGTTCGGCAAGACGCCCAATGTGCTCAGGACGCAGGGCGGTTTGCTCAAATTCTATCCGCGCGTGGCGGCGTCCGGCAGCATGTTCTATGCCGTGGCCAATATCCCGCGCGACGGCCTGCTGTCGGAGACATTCTCCCATTACAAGGACGCAAAACTCATGGCCCTGCGCTGGACCGGCAGCGCCTTTGAACCCGCCGGCGAAACCCCGCTGGACGGCTATGCCTGCGACATTGAAAGCGGCTCCGTGCCGGGCATAGGGGCCGGGGTGCTGGCCGCCGTGGTGGGCACGGACGGCAAAACCACAATCAAACTGGTCTCTTACTGACATGCCGTCCGCCCTGCAACTGCGGTTGAAAACGCGCCCGGCGGTCGCGCTGGCGGCGCTGCTTTGCGCCGCGCCCGCGGCGGCGCGGTCTTTGCCGCCGATGGAGAGCGACACCGCCGTTTTCCGCGCGCGGACCCGCGCGCCCGCAACGCCGCAGAACGCCGGCAGAGAGGCCGGATTGCTGGTGCTTTCCCCGGAAAGCGGAGCGGGCTGGCAGCGGCAGCTTGGCCGGGCCTGCGCGCCGCTGGGCAGGAAAATGCCGGTGGAAACAGTATTCGGCGCGGCGGATTTGCGCGCGCTTTCGCCCGCGCTGCGGCGGCTGGCCGCGGCGGGAGTCAGAAAAATAATAGCGGTGCCCGCGTTCCTGCCGCCGGATTCGCCGGAGCTGGAGCAGAGCCGCTTCCTGCTGGGCCTTGCGGAAAATCCCAGCGCGCCGTATACGAAGAAACTGAACGCGGGCCGCCTCCCGCGCCGGGCAGAGCGCGCACGCAACGAAATTCCCGTAGTGATGACGCAGGGGCTGGACAAAAGCGATATGCTGTTTTCCGCGCTGCTGGCTCCGGCGTCGGCTTTCGCGGCGGTTTCGCCGGGGGCCGCGGCGCTGGTTGTTGTCGCCGCCGAGCCGGACGACCCCGGCGAGGCGCGCGCGCTGCTGTCATGCCTTGCCTCCGCGGCGGACGCCGCCGCGCGCAAGGCCGGTATTAAAAAGTCGCGCGCCGCGCTGCTCTTTGCCGGCAACAGCAGGGCAGGGGCCGCTTTCGGGCGGATGGGCGGCTCCGCGCCGGCAAAGCTGTCCCCCCCCGCTCCGGCGGGCGAACGCGCCCGGCGCAGCCGCGCGGAACTGCTGAAGGCCGTGCGCGAATTATCGGCGGGGGCCAGAACTCTTGTTCTCGGCTATTCACCTGATGCGGGGGAATTAGATAGAATCACCGGGGAGATACTTGCGGGCGCGTTTTACACCCGGGGCGGGACAGTCTCCCTGCCGGAAAAGGGTTTGCAGTCCTGGCTTGAGCAGATGCACCGCGCGGGGCTTAAGTTGCAGCCGGGGCCGCTGTATGCCGGGCCGGCCATGGCGCCGGCTGGCAAGGAATGATTATGACCACAACCACAGAGCGGGAAGCCGCGTCCGTAACCGTGCTGGACAAGGGATTTGTCCGCCTGAAGGATTTCATGGGCGGAGACCTGCGCGCGGCGGAATCCGCGCGGGTTACATTCGGTTCCGATTCCAAGGGGGAGGAGCGGGATAAGAAGCTCATAGAATACCTGCTCGCCCACGCGCATTTCACGCCTTTTGAGCATTGCGTCTTCCAATTCCATGTAAAATGCCCCATATTCGTCGCCCGGCAATGGATGCGGCACCGCTGGGGCTCCTACAACGAGGTCAGCGCGCGCTATACCGAGGTCCGGGACGAGTTTTACATCCCGCAGGCCTTCCGCGCCCAGGATACGGGGAACAAGCAGGGCTCCGTCTCGTCCGAAAAGCTGGACCAGGAAAAGCTGCTGGCGGAGTATTCCGCCGCGGTGGAGGCTTCTTTTGCCGCCTACCGGAAGCTGCTGGCCTCCGGCGTCGCGCGCGAAATGGCCAGAATGGCGCTGCCCGTGTCCCAGTACACGCAGTTCTACTGGACGGTGAACGCCAGAAGCCTGTTCAATTTCCTGGCGCTGCGCGCGGACGCGCACGCGCAGCTTGAAATCCGGGCCTATGCAGACGCCATAATAAACATATTCCGCATGAAAATGCCCTGGACACTGGAAGCTTTCGAGAAACTCTATCTTTCCCGTCCCGCGGAGTTTTCCGGCCAGTCCATGAAGTGCTTCTGATTATGAAAATGCTGCTGAGCGCAATGATGCTGCTGGCCGCCTGCGCCGCGGCACAGGACCAGCCGGAAGTGCAGACTCATGCGAATGTGCCGCAGCAGCTTTCAACCCCGGGCATATCCGGCGCGGCCTCCGGCGGGCCGATAGCGGACCAGCCGCAGCAGAACTCCGGCGCGCAGCCGCCTGCGGCTGCGCCGCAGACATTGCCGCAGCCGCCCGCGCAGCAGCCTCCGGCGGACAGCGCCGCGCAGCCGCAGCCGGCGGAACAGCAGGCGACGCCCATGCCCATGCCCTCCCCCGCCGGCGGGGATACGCTGCCCGCGCCGGAAGCCGCACCCCCTCCTGCGGCAAACCGGGCGACCGGGAAAGCCCGCGCCCCCGCCAGGCGCAAACGTGTAAAGACGGGCTCTTCCACAAAGTCAAAGCAGGCGGCCCTGCCGCAAAAGCCCGCCGAAAAAAAATACTGGAAAACGGAGGAATATATACCGCCTGCCACTGCAAGAGGCGTGTTCTCCGGCTCTTTTGACGGAGTGAAAACCGGCGCGGTGGAAGGGTTCGTGCATTTTGCGGGCACCACCACGGCTTCGGATTTCGCGGACATGCTGGCGCCCTTTGACGGCAGGCTTTACGAATTCAAAACCAAGCTGTTCCAGTGGGTGGAACAGGGACAGGACCTTGGCGTCATCACCTCGGTGGAAATGGCCGCGCAGCTGGATATAGGCGCCTCCACCGCCACGGTGCGCAGGCGCTGGGGCAGCGTGTTTGATTATGAGCATATCAAGGCTCCCTATTCCGGCATTGTGGTCAAGATGAACGTCAAGGACCGCCAGGATTTGCACGAGAACGACCCCATTCTCACCATAGGCCGCAAGTTTTACGTGATAGGCAGGACCAACACCAAAGTCCCCATACCGCTGCAGCCGGGCATGCCCGCCATCGTTGCGGATCCGGACGGCCTCAAGGGCAGGGGCGTTTTGGACCGCTTCGTGCCAGTGGGCGACACCGGGCTTTACCAAGTGCGCGTGGAAGTAACCACCGGAGACAAGTCATACCAGCCGGGTATGGTTTTCACCGGCGAAATTCAAAACCCCGCAAACCCCCGTTACGCCAAGGTTCCGGTCAACACGCTTATACGGCGCGAAGGCAAGACCTATATGCTGATACTGGCCAAGGTCAAGCCCGGCGGACGGCTGGGCAATTACGCGGAAATTCTGGACGGGGTGGAGCCGGGCATGATTTACATAGACCCCAGTTCGCTCTACAACATCAAGCCTGAAGGGGCCAGCTGCCCCTGCCCCGCCCGGAAAATCGGCGGCAAGAGCTGATTTATGGAAAAAAAATCCAGGCAGTCCGACATACGCTACGCCAACTTCCTGTTCCTTAAAGCCGCGCCGGAATTCCGCCGCCTGCTCTC
It includes:
- a CDS encoding TolC family protein gives rise to the protein MNMRLAIVFVLTACAPAFCGGGAPLSWQDCQEAALKSNPSLASYRNARDAARFTYSAARNNLYPALSASHSYSRGGNNYGSGPADSWGANLGISQTLFNPKTYAGIAVQLKAAEQADISLHQAAVAARANLLNSFNSLIYAQTGVNVAKRIYDIRRQNADTVALQYQGGTQSKGNMMYARAQAEQARATIAQAERAVISGRRDLAKNLGMDEFSALASSGELSVPVSASGISIDDAARNVPAVMAAAKQLETARAQLDLAGSDLYPSLSANGGLNWSGQQEFPGNRAWTLGAALTWPLFSNGPTYHKNTVASARSQLEKTREDYRSAFLGAKSDLQSALAQLDNSIDSAGVSAQMLSAARQRYGESSIEYLAGTINFQNWEDVSQSLVSAEQDYLGSLLTVNKARAQLDSLLGIPLGE
- a CDS encoding DMT family transporter; this translates as MIPPPGNWRVYAMMLAAASIWGASLAFTKTLVSELSPVTLIAMRCLLGAAVMFFLSGPLGWLKKLSAREWLLLAACGLSGVLATQLLQAWALTRTSANHAGWLMGFGPVVIAAMSALFLGERIGRLRWLGFAVGFAGTLMVIFSSQRDAGGAVIPTGTGDLVFLGGSFSWAAYVLLVSAMGNVPQTGVTYMNMAMSFAALAPVALLRGGAGEVARLSAHGWWALAYMGLLSSGLGYYLWNTGVRRLGASSSGSFLYAEPFAAQFAAAWFLGERLSPYAILGGLVILCGVYWVNGGRAGAGPLKRIYCMVAE
- a CDS encoding MazG nucleotide pyrophosphohydrolase domain-containing protein → MKRACGASFVKLAGIMEKLLSPEGCPWDRKQSHRTLIRHMHSEAREVELAVKKKDWANLEEELGDLLLQVVFHAELARRAGRFDLNDVVRGICGKLVRRHPHVFGGKKLKTARQVLVQWKKIKESEKRRK
- the thyX gene encoding FAD-dependent thymidylate synthase; amino-acid sequence: MTTTTEREAASVTVLDKGFVRLKDFMGGDLRAAESARVTFGSDSKGEERDKKLIEYLLAHAHFTPFEHCVFQFHVKCPIFVARQWMRHRWGSYNEVSARYTEVRDEFYIPQAFRAQDTGNKQGSVSSEKLDQEKLLAEYSAAVEASFAAYRKLLASGVAREMARMALPVSQYTQFYWTVNARSLFNFLALRADAHAQLEIRAYADAIINIFRMKMPWTLEAFEKLYLSRPAEFSGQSMKCF